DNA from Dasypus novemcinctus isolate mDasNov1 chromosome 19, mDasNov1.1.hap2, whole genome shotgun sequence:
GTTGAAAGAACTGAGTAACATTACCAGAATTTACACTGACATACAAATGCAAGATAGAATACAACTGATACTGAATTCTCTCAGATTCTAGTAATAAGTACTATTCAACTTTGgttatctgaaatattttaaaacttcttttgaaGAGACACGATAGGGAGATGGACAAGTGAAATGGTATTTATTGCATTTATGCTCTacgtggggaagcagatgtggctcaattgatagagtgtccaccttaTACATacgagatccagggttcaaacctggggcctcctggcccatgtggtgagctggcccacgcacagtgctgccgtacacaaggagtgccatgccacacagaggtgctccccgcgtaggggagacccatgcacaagaagtgcgccctgcaaggagagctgccctgtgtgaaaaaagcacagcctgctaggagtggcgccacacacatggagagctgatgcagcaaaatgacgcaacaaaaagagacacagattcctggtgccactgagaatgcaagcggacacagaagaacacacagtgaatggacacaagagagcagaaaacagggggagggaaggggagagaaataaataaaaataaatcttaaaagaaaaaaaaaagctctgtgTGAAGTACTATAACAGAGTAcacattctttttcttaatttgaacTGTACAGTAATCTTAAGTGTTAGGAATTCTTAATTCACATTTTACAGCTAAGTTCCTGAAGcttagaaaggttaagtaactttcccaggGGTACTTAAAAGATCATTTTTAGGCTTCTCTGGTAAcgagaaatgaaaaagacaaatctATCACAAGGAAATCTCAGTTTGAAgatatcttaaaaaatgaatgttATATATTGTGTGTCTGTATAATATTTACAATTGCAAAATTGGAATCACACCAAATATATAGTatggtaatcttttttttttccactttgtaGTTAGCAAGTCTCtgtgtcataaaaataaatttttgaaaaattttaatggcTATAAAATAGGCATTAAGATGGACGTGGTACTTTCTAAAAAACATTAAACTTTTCTACATCATGGCATTTAAGTCCTTTCTCAGTTTTATGTGCAGAGTGTTGGGAATTTGTGCTCTGGGGTTGGATAAAACCTGTGTTAGAGAGAAGCCATCTCTTCCACAGACTGACACTATGACTCTAATACAAGGTTCTTAACCACTGAGCCTTGGTATCCTAACctaaaaatgggaataacacaGTATTCCCCTCCTAGCATTGTGAGAGGATGAACTGATAACATGGTTGTAAAGAGCAATACCTGGTACATAGTAAactcaataaaaattattaagaatgcactggggaaaaaagaaaaaagaatgcacCAAAATATCCTTGTACATAAATCTCTTGCTACACTACCAATTATTTCTTTAGAATAAATTGCCACAGGTATAATAATGAACCGATTAAAGTATATGGCTGTATAAAGGGTCATTACAttctgccaaactattttccaaaaaaatgaaaatggtttgTATTAGAGAGGGAGCTCACCTTTTGGGTCGAGGAAGGCCCATGGGGGTAAGATTAGGGTCAGGCTTAGGAATGGTTTTCCGGATGCGTATCTGTGAGACTTTCTTTGGCCTCTTCTCTGGCTCAGGCTATTTATAAGTTAAAAAGAAGGATGGTCAagttataaaacattttaaatatataaagtttcTCTTCCTGACTTAAGACTTCACTTGCTCAGGTTACAGATGATTCTAATAAGTAGTTTATAACAAAGCTCCCTCTACTTCTGCCAACCATGTTTCAGCAATTACCCACCTTTCTATTATTAAAAGAGAATTGTACATTCAATTCAAATATTGACATTATCAATATAAAAGCCCACAACTTGCGGAgtgcatgtagctcagtggttgagctcctgctttccatggacaaggtcctgggtttaatccctggtacctcctaaaaagcacacacacatagAAAAGAGTCTGCAACTATTAGAGAAAACAGATGTTGCAATACTGAAAAACACCATCATTCACTCATCTTGTTTGCACAAAGCAGCACTCTGGTTCAATTCTCTAAATGCAACTAAAAgctgttttcaaaagaaaaaaatctggaaaacaaTATAGATTAAGAAATCTAAGTAACAtatattttgagttgtatatatattacttccataaaaagttaaaggaaaaaaaacacacacatacacacaaaaggaATCCAGTATAATCCTTAATGGCCAAGCAGAAAAACTCCTGGCTTGGTTAACTCCAACACTCAAGCTAAAGGGTGTAAATAAAGATACTCCGCGACAAGTCTGTGCCTGTCAGGTGATCTACAGTTGGTGATTGACCCCTTCCTAAAACAGTCATGTAAGGCCACCAGCATTTGACATTTACCTCTTTCTGTTCTGCAGGGCTGCTCTGTGGTCGGGGACATACTTGTGTAACATCATCATCAAACCCAGGAACCTGGAACTCAGAGGCTGAAAGGAGGAGCTTGCTGACAGCTGATTCTGTTACCAAACAGGACTTTGGTACCAAGGCAGAGAGGGCAGGCTCTAGTCTAGCACCATGgagagaaaagacaaagaagaaaaatgagagataTCCCTTCTATGCCCAGCACATTCAATTTCTTTATACATCTAGACTAGGGCTAAAGACTTTCCTTCTTTCCAAAAAGGGCAgttttcttttcatgtctttgtCTGCatatgcaaaaaattacaagaatgATGTCAATTTATTTCACTGGTATGGAGCAGTTTTATAAGGGGAAATGTAAATAGGAACAGGTTTATGGGGGAAGAAAACATTTAGTGaactaaacaaatgaataatGCTTACATGAGATCAACACCACGCAGGGACTAAAGTTGACTAAATCACCAAGACACAAAATAACTTGAGAGGCGATTTCTTTATATACAATGAAGTGGCTGGtgattttgtctttttctaaatgGTATTGATTACATATCCCTAGTTACTATGTGTAATAGAACTCATTAGGATCTCAGAGGATGTTCATCTGAGAGATGCAGTTCAGGTGTAGGAGAACAAGAGCTAGACTCATGCCACTGCTCTTTCATGCACAATCACTGAGCGTGCACCCATATGCTAGGAGCCACTGGAGGCTTACCTCGTCTGACTGCCTCTGGCGCTACAAGTAGCTTCCATGCCTGGAAGAGGCACATATGGTAACATGGCGTGGCTGGGGTGAAGCAAAGGTTCAAAAGCACAGGTTAGGGCACTAGAAAGGGAAAAGCTGCGATGTCATTGCAAGTACTTAGCACATGATTCTTAATTAGAACCCTAGGTAGATGAGAAATGTTAGAAACCCAGAAAGCTGAAAACCTCCCAGCCATGAGAATTAAATCTATGTGCCACCACTGGAATGGAGGCAGGCTCACAGAAAGATTATTTTCCTACTTAAATGGAAAGAAGGTAGAGAAGCAAAGAGGACAGTAAGGGAAAAAAACGAACCTTATATTGCCTAATCAAGTCAGTGAACGtgtgtattaaaaaaagaattttaaaactaatttaaatATGGTACTCAGTACTGCATTaactctataaaaataaaatctgtcaGTTTATATATTCTTACAAAATACTGTGGAGAAAATCTATGATTTTCTTTAATGCCAGAGTGCACATAAAACATGGCCATGTAGAAAAACTGTTAACAATGTTGGTTCCTTTATCATGAAGTTATTATGTTCATAAATGAACCACTAGCATTAGTCACTTACAGATACAATAATATGCAATGCTGGAGAGCTTTTTGTACCCTCCAAGTAGAACCTGTACCAAATTTTGCTGTATCTAGAACACAGCACAGGCATTTGTATGATGACCAAACAACCCAGCACCTCTAAGAAGTAAGATAGGTTTATTTAATAGTATTTTATAGTAGAAAAAGCACAGATAATATCCCATGCAGATTTCTAGAATAATATTTAGCACCAATTATGGATTCTCTGAGGAGTACCAATAAAAGAAAGGGAGGCAGGGTAGAATATTGGAAAGGGAACTGACTGAATAAGGAACCAGGGGACCTAGGTTCAAGTTCTAGCTCAGCTAAAACAGTAACCAGCTCAGCAATATGGGTTAAAAAAAGACCTTAATGAGCCTCAGTCTCATCATCTTTAAAACTGGCAAAAAGATGCCATTCCCTTCTATATTACAGGAATGCTGGAGAACCAGGTTCAAATGAGAAAATCCTATATGAAGATAAATTAATTCAATCATTTTTAAGTCTTGTTTTCTGGGGATACCTGATTTACCATGCTGGAAAATATTTCTAAGCGTGCTTAGAAAAACTGCAAACTTCCTAAACTCTTAAGTGCAGGCATAATGATGTTAAGGCATTTTTAAAGtcaatgagaaggaaaaattccTACAACCATAATCTCTTCACCttctatataaaataaaaataaagtaaataaaataaattttaaaagaaaacaatataaaatgtcagacataggaaataagagagaaaaaaatattctatgcCAGGAAACAAAAATcaggtggaaaagaaaagaagaaagaggatcAAAGATCATACCTTCATGGGGTAAAAAGACTAAATATCCTCTGCACTAACCTCAGGgatcaaaatattttaagaaggtAACACAATTTAAAGCTGTGTGCCATAGACATACAGCAGAGAACAATTACGAGATTTGAGAAGCACACGCACAACTAGACAGTAAAAGCAGTAcatcattattaaaaataatttgatttgTTCTAATGCATTTTCATGGATGTATTGTATCAAGTGACATTTTTCTATTAGCCAGAGAAGAAGCAGTTATAAAAgtaattcttcttttgatttcaaTCACCAATGTTCAGGTTCTGGGGTATTTTCTAGAATTGTATAGGGAACTATACAAAAGGCACCAACAGCTTTTTAATAACACAAAATGATTCTGCATGAGTGACTGGCCAGATACAGAGAATAAGGTCTCTCACAGGCTATTTAGAATGTTAAGGCTTttgttattgtttaatttttaaactatagCAGTAGTAAGGGCAAATTTTGAAAGttttaagtttctgtttatccaaAGAATTACAAGTAGGACATATCTATATGTCTAAAGCAGCTGTTTAAGGATTTTAACAATGGGTTATTCTGTATCCTTTACACATCACACACTGAGTTAGGTGTTGGGTGTCTTAACACTGTGCATAAAATACAGCTAAGgcattattttttactatttataGAGCCTTTAGCTTGCAATGGGTATTTGTGATCTTTAAGGTGGAGGCAAGAGAAAACAAGAGTCAAAAGACCTGATAGCTTGAAAAATGAAATGGATAGAAAAAAGGATGATACAAAATATAGGAGTAGATTCTGCAGGAAAATTTGAGGAGCCTACACTTAAACTGATGCTGCATGTTCTCAGCAGCAATTTACCAAGGTAGGCAGAAAATACAGACTCAAAGAGGACCCCAAACAGCCTTGCATTTTCCATGAGGCTTCtattcccctctcctctccctggtGGCAGGAAGCAAACATGGAAAAGAAAAGGGGACAGATTTTACCTGCTTGTGGTGCCCAGACTTGGCTGCAGACTTAGACTTGACTGCCGCGTGCTGTGATTGGAATGAAGAGCAGTGACTTCGAAGGCAGAGGGCCCATGCTGGCTCCAAATGGACAGCACTCTGCCCACAGAGTAGGGCAGAGAACAGAAGACCTTGTCTGCTATGGATGCTGGAGACCTTAACCCTTTCAAGCCCTGGGTAAACTGCGTCATGAAGAGCCTCTGTATGGTGGGCATGTGACTGGAGAAACTCCGTTTTTTTGTCCAGATTCGGTAACACCCGGGGGAACAAAGTGCGAGAAGCGTGTGAAGGCCAAGGACAGAGCGACCTGCTCTAGTCTGGATGATGGCAGTGCTTCCACAGTCTTGAAGCAGAGCTGGAGGCTGTGGAGGAGCCTGGGAGCATGCCTGACGAAGGAGGCCAGTATCTTCCCTGAATGTGGCCATCCTAGAGCAACCGTgggacaagaagaaagaaaaggtccACTTGGGAGGTTGAGATGGGCACCTGGGGGCCTCTCCTAAGGCAAGCCTCTCAGGAGCACAGTGCTCAGGAAAAGTCCTTGAGGACTCAGCCATGCAGTCTGAGCCTGATTTCACCTGAAATGACACTGGGAAGATTTCAGAACCAAACAGTAGTGATGGCATCTTGTTGCTCAAATCTATGAAGTTCATTTTGATGGGCTCAAGAGAATAAAGTGCCGAGGGCTTACTGTTAGGCCTCTTATCCCAACCACTAGCTGCCAAATATGGATTCAGCTGCATTGTACTGTATGAAAATCCATCCAAGAACCTTCTGTATCTGAACCTTTTGTAGCTTTTAGCCACAGGAAGCAGTTCAGAGGAACACCGCCGATACCTTAGTTTCTGGGTCTTTGTGGCTGGGGCCAGTTTACAGGCAAGGATAGACAGCTTGTTTAGTAAGGCTAATTCTTTGGTAGGCTTCCTAAAATTCAGGCTCCGCAAGGGATGGCACGGAGTAGCCTTCTGCTTTGGTATGTGGCTAATTAAGCTCCTAGTAGTTACTGTTTCTGATTCCAGCTGTGCAGGTGCAGATGCAGCACAAGAACTGAGAAGCTTGTGCTCTATTGTGGGGATGGTTTCGGAGAAACTCATTATAAAGGCAGGacttctgattttacttattttccttCCCATCTTGACTTGCTCCTGACAGGAAACTTTTTTACATGCTCGATGGGGCTGTTTCTTTAAAGGAAGCACTCCTTTCTGATGTGAAGTGTTTCCAAAGGCACCGTGTATTTCATCACACCCAACAGAGTTAGGATCTTGTGCTTTCTGAAGGGTGCCAGGAAGACAAGGACCTGCGGACAACTCAGTGTCTTTCTTTAATGGATGATATAAGCTTTCCATCTTTGGGTCTTTCAATTTCTGAGACTGTGCAGCAATGTCATCCTTGGCCATCTTTGCTAGGGTGATTTCTTTCATCATAGTAGACCCATCTTTAAAATCCTTCGGTAGGTTCTTATTTTGTGCCTCATCTGACAACATTTTAGATGATGTACTTTGTTCCAATATAGCATGTGCTCCTTTTTGATGTaggtatttctctttcttttgtaacgtGTAGACCCAAACCCTCTGGCTTTGTTGTTCTTCAGCATCACTAGGTATCCTCTTGCATTTAAAGTGGGTCTGAGTAGTCTCGGTCATATTATCATTATCACTGTCTTCTCTGGTAATCATCTCTTCAGATTCCTCCTCAACAGCTAAGTGACCCAGAGGACCCTTCAGATGGTCTTTGGTTTCTTCTCCTTTCACCTTAGCTTCTGATTCCAAAGTCAAAGGCAAATGACTATGAGTTGGATTTTCATCAGGGTGACAAATTTTTGAAGTATCTTCTTTTCCACTGAGGCACATGCTGTCTCCTTTACTAGGACTACTCATATTCCTTGACACACCTTCCTTCATCTCAGGCAGGACCACGTAGTCCTTTATATTTCTGCAAAGCATTTTACCATCATTTGGTTTAAGAAGATCTTTCAGATCAGTTTCTTCACCCAGAGTACCAGTAATATTGGTTTCTGCATTTTCTTGAGAAGACAGATACAAAGGCATTATTTCAGTAGATCCTagggtccctaggggaacagagTTGTCATCTTGATACctagaaaacaatgactcttttgaaaaattttccttGTCAAACTCagaatttatttctaatcttgATTCTTCACCCATTACTTGCAGTTTTCTCAGAGATGTTCCTTTAACTTGCTGCTCATGAGGAATATAATTTAAAGACATATTCACTCTATCTAATACTCTTATATTTGGCTCATGATCTGCAACACATGCCATTGCATGGGCACAAAAATCTGTACACCCTTCCATTTCATAGTCTTCTAAAGATCTGCATACTTTCTCTttacatgatttttttatttcaagagaTTCCACTGCAGAGGAAGTAGCATGTGGGAAATTTGAATCCCGCtcaaacatttttgtaaattcaGCATTCAGTTCTCCTCTCTGAGGCAAAGTACTCCTTGAGGTTTTGTATAATGCCAGCTTTTCTTGCCTTGCACCACTACCAAATGTACCAGATGAGTTTGCATCTAGTATTTCTTCAGGCTTATTATTATGGTCTGTAAAGACGAGGGCTACCATACTGTCTGAGGACTCTTCAGAACAAAGAATACTTCCAAAGTCTCCTTGAAAATTGCCTTTCTTTGGACTTCTACAACAGAGTCGGTTATTATTGCCTGAGCCAGCTAGCAGATCCTTTTGGCTGTGGCTTACCCCTCCATTAGTCTCTGTGACAGTCTCTCGTTGGTCACTATGTAGGGTCTCCTTAGCTGGTTTAATGCCACTTTTGCATTCATCTGGTCTGTTTTGGTTACTCTGCCAGTCAAGGACTTCTTCTGACGTCTGATCAAGAGTTTTATTTGCTTGgtccatgtttttaaaattggAGAACATGATATTAGGAGACTGGACCAACAATTTTTCAGTACTTGGAATGTTTGCAGATTGGTTTAGATCTTGTGCAGCACAATCAGAGATGTTATATTTACAAAATGCAGTCTCTTTGGGTATATCCTGTTCCTCTCCTTCCAGCCTTTCCTTAATGAGTTTGATGTGACTGGTGGTGTGAATGGTTTTGTTTGGAGCTCCATTACTGAATATGCCTGCTGCCATTTTGTCTCTGTGGTTATCTTCTTGAAGGCTGCCTTTAGTTTCTCTGCTACCAAGTTTACTTTCTTCTGGTGTATAACTAACTTTATGTGTGCTCTTTTTCAAAGAGGCTTCTGTTCCTTGGGAGTCGTGATCACCATGCCAAAATGCATTTTCACATTTTgctatacaattttttttaacttttacaaTGATTTTGCTGGATTCAAAAGCAGAACACATGCTCTCTTCGGGTGCATTTTTACTCGCACAATGACAGAGATTCTGAAATTGAACACTTTGACATTCCATGACAGATGTCTCTTGAGGAAAGGAAACTCCTTTCTTACTTGAGAGAAGTCTGGAATGTAGATCTTCTGCTCCTGaatcagtaatttcttcttttttttctaggCTTCCTATGATGTTTAAGGTGGAACTGTTTGAAGAGGCATCACAGGCTTTGTCACCTGGTAGAGAGATGTTTTTCCTATTTGTCTCAATGGGAACAGTTTGGGTATCAGAGATAGTGTCTGCTCCATCCTCTAAAGGAGGGTGAGGGCTCTGTTGGGAATCCTCACTTGTTGCTAAAGGCATCTCTTTGTTTCTATTTAGTAGGGAGTCAGTGGGTAACTGTGCGTGGTCTTGAGAATTAAGGGACACTTGTTGATTTAAAACACATTCATTTTCTACTTTGTTTACAGCCAGTTCATCAGTACAACAAAGTTCATTCATCTCACAGGCAATGATCTGTTCATCTAAATGTGGATTATCATAATGTGGGGAGTAGAGAGTTTTTTCTGACTCAGATCTGTAATCAAATTCTGAGGATTGTGGTAACTGAACAATATCATTCTTGGGTTCTGA
Protein-coding regions in this window:
- the PRR14L gene encoding protein PRR14L isoform X5, encoding MQSRKEILCADLPEDFLRSKGNVQITTETLLKSPEEVQGMKVNGTKTDNNEGHRNGNVSKGLSAGCSKYPEIDKILTSGEVSEKSTLVSLEPLILVDPGLREATSKEKECEELKTCPSWLSLLPGNSAISKVGNGKEELCKLSLVYEADDNHQQILGHHPDKHSSAHDSPKAMISKAVVEPLEENLESRTAPLEERGLESDGLLKGSAKKTDCSYFDGKDQSKKLASREENELYLLNPRSERGEVFLVNDRQPEENASGHNFGYSSEKESVDSLKKNAHNNCCIQGNIYTESSSPLISNSFAEATEVMIKENDLIITLDIQSSLTNHEDHKETCTNKSHPGKHSEESNFSSLMQIEEPEQTSTIEPNVLREKTYNKDSNSLVNLQKNMEAYTKLIEPLDSELLFKRKSLLCLKPENQLSPTNEISEPKNDIVQLPQSSEFDYRSESEKTLYSPHYDNPHLDEQIIACEMNELCCTDELAVNKVENECVLNQQVSLNSQDHAQLPTDSLLNRNKEMPLATSEDSQQSPHPPLEDGADTISDTQTVPIETNRKNISLPGDKACDASSNSSTLNIIGSLEKKEEITDSGAEDLHSRLLSSKKGVSFPQETSVMECQSVQFQNLCHCASKNAPEESMCSAFESSKIIVKVKKNCIAKCENAFWHGDHDSQGTEASLKKSTHKVSYTPEESKLGSRETKGSLQEDNHRDKMAAGIFSNGAPNKTIHTTSHIKLIKERLEGEEQDIPKETAFCKYNISDCAAQDLNQSANIPSTEKLLVQSPNIMFSNFKNMDQANKTLDQTSEEVLDWQSNQNRPDECKSGIKPAKETLHSDQRETVTETNGGVSHSQKDLLAGSGNNNRLCCRSPKKGNFQGDFGSILCSEESSDSMVALVFTDHNNKPEEILDANSSGTFGSGARQEKLALYKTSRSTLPQRGELNAEFTKMFERDSNFPHATSSAVESLEIKKSCKEKVCRSLEDYEMEGCTDFCAHAMACVADHEPNIRVLDRVNMSLNYIPHEQQVKGTSLRKLQVMGEESRLEINSEFDKENFSKESLFSRYQDDNSVPLGTLGSTEIMPLYLSSQENAETNITGTLGEETDLKDLLKPNDGKMLCRNIKDYVVLPEMKEGVSRNMSSPSKGDSMCLSGKEDTSKICHPDENPTHSHLPLTLESEAKVKGEETKDHLKGPLGHLAVEEESEEMITREDSDNDNMTETTQTHFKCKRIPSDAEEQQSQRVWVYTLQKKEKYLHQKGAHAILEQSTSSKMLSDEAQNKNLPKDFKDGSTMMKEITLAKMAKDDIAAQSQKLKDPKMESLYHPLKKDTELSAGPCLPGTLQKAQDPNSVGCDEIHGAFGNTSHQKGVLPLKKQPHRACKKVSCQEQVKMGRKISKIRSPAFIMSFSETIPTIEHKLLSSCAASAPAQLESETVTTRSLISHIPKQKATPCHPLRSLNFRKPTKELALLNKLSILACKLAPATKTQKLRYRRCSSELLPVAKSYKRFRYRRFLDGFSYSTMQLNPYLAASGWDKRPNSKPSALYSLEPIKMNFIDLSNKMPSLLFGSEIFPVSFQVKSGSDCMAESSRTFPEHCAPERLALGEAPRCPSQPPKWTFSFFLSHGCSRMATFREDTGLLRQACSQAPPQPPALLQDCGSTAIIQTRAGRSVLGLHTLLALCSPGCYRIWTKKRSFSSHMPTIQRLFMTQFTQGLKGLRSPASIADKVFCSLPYSVGRVLSIWSQHGPSAFEVTALHSNHSTRQSSLSLQPSLGTTSSHAMLPYVPLPGMEATCSARGSQTRLEPALSALVPKSCLVTESAVSKLLLSASEFQVPGFDDDVTQVCPRPQSSPAEQKEPEPEKRPKKVSQIRIRKTIPKPDPNLTPMGLPRPKRLKKKEFSLEEIYTNKNYKSPPANRCLETIFEEPKERNGTLISISQQKRKRVLEFQDFTVPRKRRARGKVKVAGSFTRAQKAALQSRELDALLIQKLMELETFFAQEEEQEQSSGC
- the PRR14L gene encoding protein PRR14L isoform X4, translated to MLSSGVETQPAPLDSSMSAVVQELFSELPVSVSKELHADSEPSVIPDVKPGVSRAFLSQSRTLPLELQRTHVESCEETSETLDDGGVPGRCGLVDCTSGGSVASGILDRAEKTKSMELKAFRDQGKQEEILRDPSEHSTAAEEKISPSQEDLLMQSRKEILCADLPEDFLRSKGNVQITTETLLKSPEEVQGMKVNGTKTDNNEGHRNGNVSKGLSAGCSKYPEIDKILTSGEVSEKSTLVSLEPLILVDPGLREATSKEKECEELKTCPSWLSLLPGNSAISKVGNGKEELCKLSLVYEADDNHQQILGHHPDKHSSAHDSPKAMISKAVVEPLEENLESRTAPLEERGLESDGLLKGSAKKTDCSYFDGKDQSKKLASREENELYLLNPRSERGEVFLVNDRQPEENASGHNFGYSSEKESVDSLKKNAHNNCCIQGNIYTESSSPLISNSFAEATEVMIKENDLIITLDIQSSLTNHEDHKETCTNKSHPGKHSEESNFSSLMQIEEPEQTSTIEPNVLREKTYNKDSNSLVNLQKNMEAYTKLIEPLDSELLFKRKSLLCLKPENQLSPTNEISEPKNDIVQLPQSSEFDYRSESEKTLYSPHYDNPHLDEQIIACEMNELCCTDELAVNKVENECVLNQQVSLNSQDHAQLPTDSLLNRNKEMPLATSEDSQQSPHPPLEDGADTISDTQTVPIETNRKNISLPGDKACDASSNSSTLNIIGSLEKKEEITDSGAEDLHSRLLSSKKGVSFPQETSVMECQSVQFQNLCHCASKNAPEESMCSAFESSKIIVKVKKNCIAKCENAFWHGDHDSQGTEASLKKSTHKVSYTPEESKLGSRETKGSLQEDNHRDKMAAGIFSNGAPNKTIHTTSHIKLIKERLEGEEQDIPKETAFCKYNISDCAAQDLNQSANIPSTEKLLVQSPNIMFSNFKNMDQANKTLDQTSEEVLDWQSNQNRPDECKSGIKPAKETLHSDQRETVTETNGGVSHSQKDLLAGSGNNNRLCCRSPKKGNFQGDFGSILCSEESSDSMVALVFTDHNNKPEEILDANSSGTFGSGARQEKLALYKTSRSTLPQRGELNAEFTKMFERDSNFPHATSSAVESLEIKKSCKEKVCRSLEDYEMEGCTDFCAHAMACVADHEPNIRVLDRVNMSLNYIPHEQQVKGTSLRKLQVMGEESRLEINSEFDKENFSKESLFSRYQDDNSVPLGTLGSTEIMPLYLSSQENAETNITGTLGEETDLKDLLKPNDGKMLCRNIKDYVVLPEMKEGVSRNMSSPSKGDSMCLSGKEDTSKICHPDENPTHSHLPLTLESEAKVKGEETKDHLKGPLGHLAVEEESEEMITREDSDNDNMTETTQTHFKCKRIPSDAEEQQSQRVWVYTLQKKEKYLHQKGAHAILEQSTSSKMLSDEAQNKNLPKDFKDGSTMMKEITLAKMAKDDIAAQSQKLKDPKMESLYHPLKKDTELSAGPCLPGTLQKAQDPNSVGCDEIHGAFGNTSHQKGVLPLKKQPHRACKKVSCQEQVKMGRKISKIRSPAFIMSFSETIPTIEHKLLSSCAASAPAQLESETVTTRSLISHIPKQKATPCHPLRSLNFRKPTKELALLNKLSILACKLAPATKTQKLRYRRCSSELLPVAKSYKRFRYRRFLDGFSYSTMQLNPYLAASGWDKRPNSKPSALYSLEPIKMNFIDLSNKMPSLLFGSEIFPVSFQVKSGSDCMAESSRTFPEHCAPERLALGEAPRCPSQPPKWTFSFFLSHGCSRMATFREDTGLLRQACSQAPPQPPALLQDCGSTAIIQTRAGRSVLGLHTLLALCSPGCYRIWTKKRSFSSHMPTIQRLFMTQFTQGLKGLRSPASIADKVFCSLPYSVGRVLSIWSQHGPSAFEVTALHSNHSTRQSSLSLQPSLGTTSSHAMLPYVPLPGMEATCSARGSQTRLEPALSALVPKSCLVTESAVSKLLLSASEFQVPGFDDDVTQVCPRPQSSPAEQKEPEPEKRPKKVSQIRIRKTIPKPDPNLTPMGLPRPKRSPLICQALNHTSTVRLQVVLFQSLQESWLPLLR